A region of Trichoplusia ni isolate ovarian cell line Hi5 chromosome 21, tn1, whole genome shotgun sequence DNA encodes the following proteins:
- the LOC113504094 gene encoding protein CDV3 homolog, with the protein MADLDDFFAKKDRKKSKAVKKFATTDELAKKLDDTKQKSDVRPKKERPVQEGEEGGRAGEEEEWKEYEEPVKDYTGLKIQVLQGGNGAPESGRDSASEDAPSEGGKVKGPWNKPQADAEAAAPAPVEEPKPRESKPAAYVPPSSRMRPVESVRKSTKHAPDIHNDDYFPVLGASSKRGAGGGWSTAGAGATRDHNNTRAPLALGNRFTELQDDS; encoded by the exons ATGGCCGACTTAGACGATTTCTTCGCGAAAAAAGATCGCAAAAAGTCAAAGGCAGTGAAAAAGTTCGCTACCACAGATGAGTTAGCCAAAAAATTGGACGACACTAAACAGAAATCAGATGTGAGGCCGAAGAAGGAGCGGCCGGTACAGGAAGGGGAGGAAGGAGGCCGCGCCGGG GAAGAAGAAGAATGGAAGGAATACGAGGAACCGGTGAAGGACTACACCGGGCTGAAGATTCAGGTGCTTCAGGGCGGCAACGGAGCGCCCGAGTCGGGCCGCGACTCAGCCTCGGAGGACGCGCCCTCTGAAGGTGGCAAGGTCAAAGGACCATGGAATAAGCCT CAGGCAGACGCGGAAGCGGCAGCGCCTGCGCCTGTAGAGGAGCCCAAGCCGCGCGAGAGCAAGCCCGCCGCCTACGTGCCGCCCTCCTCGCGCATGCGGCCTGTCGAGAGCGTGCGCAAGAGTACG AAGCACGCGCCGGACATCCACAACGACGACTACTTCCCGGTGCTGGGCGCCAGCAGcaagcgcggcgcgggcggcggctggAGCACGGCGGGGGCCGGAGCCACGCGCGACCACAACAACACGCGCGCCCCCCTCGCGCTCGGGAACCGCTTCACCGAGCTGCAGGACGACAGCTAG